From Amphritea atlantica, a single genomic window includes:
- a CDS encoding aldehyde dehydrogenase family protein, producing the protein MSDKRQFYIDGRWTAPAQSNDFEVIDPSTEEVCAVISLGSEADTEAAVAAARRAFDQWSQTSREERLALLEKLQEIYNARSEEMAAAISSEMGAPIALARTAQCGSGAAHIKSLIRTLKNYEFEQPLGPHAPDNRILHEAVGVCALITPWNWPMNQVTLKVVAALAAGCTMVLKPSEIAPLSSMLFAEMIDQAGFPAGVFNLVNGDGAGVGSALTGHPEVDMVSFTGSTRAGIAISKNAADTVKRVALELGGKGANIVFADADDKAVIRGARHCFNNSGQSCNAPTRMLVERSIYEQAVETAAKVASETMVDRAAMDGRHIGPVVSQQQYDKIQGLIEKGIAEGGRLVAGGPGKPEGLETGYFVKPTVFADINNQMSIAREEIFGPVLTIIPFDTEEEAIAIANDTPYGLTDYIQTQDSAKAARVARRLRAGMVQINGAGLGAGAPFGGYKQSGNGREGGVWGLEDFLEVKAVSGWS; encoded by the coding sequence ATGTCTGATAAACGTCAGTTTTATATTGATGGCCGGTGGACCGCCCCGGCTCAAAGTAACGACTTTGAGGTGATTGACCCATCGACTGAGGAAGTTTGCGCCGTTATCTCTCTGGGCAGTGAGGCCGATACTGAGGCGGCAGTTGCTGCGGCACGGAGGGCTTTTGATCAGTGGAGTCAAACGTCCAGGGAAGAGCGCCTGGCGCTGCTTGAAAAGCTGCAGGAAATCTATAATGCGCGGTCTGAGGAGATGGCTGCAGCGATCTCTTCTGAGATGGGCGCACCGATTGCGCTGGCCCGCACGGCGCAATGTGGCAGCGGTGCGGCGCATATCAAAAGCCTGATCCGCACGCTGAAAAACTATGAGTTTGAGCAGCCGTTAGGTCCCCACGCTCCGGACAATCGTATTCTGCATGAAGCGGTTGGTGTTTGCGCACTGATCACCCCGTGGAACTGGCCGATGAATCAGGTCACCCTGAAAGTGGTTGCTGCGCTGGCCGCAGGCTGCACTATGGTATTGAAGCCATCCGAGATTGCTCCACTTTCATCTATGCTGTTTGCTGAGATGATCGATCAGGCGGGTTTTCCGGCGGGGGTGTTTAATCTGGTGAACGGGGATGGCGCCGGGGTCGGGTCAGCGCTGACAGGCCATCCTGAAGTGGATATGGTCTCCTTTACCGGGTCAACCCGTGCCGGCATTGCGATCTCTAAAAATGCCGCAGATACCGTTAAGCGAGTGGCGCTGGAGTTGGGTGGTAAGGGAGCCAATATCGTCTTTGCCGATGCTGATGATAAGGCGGTGATTCGGGGCGCGCGTCATTGCTTTAATAACAGCGGTCAGTCCTGTAATGCACCCACCCGGATGCTGGTGGAACGCAGCATCTATGAGCAGGCGGTTGAGACAGCCGCTAAGGTTGCCAGTGAGACCATGGTTGATCGTGCGGCGATGGATGGCCGGCATATTGGTCCGGTGGTGTCTCAGCAGCAGTATGACAAGATTCAGGGCCTGATTGAAAAAGGTATCGCGGAGGGTGGCCGCCTGGTGGCGGGAGGTCCGGGTAAGCCTGAAGGACTGGAGACGGGTTATTTCGTTAAACCGACCGTGTTTGCCGACATCAATAATCAGATGAGTATCGCCCGGGAGGAAATTTTTGGCCCGGTTCTGACCATTATTCCATTCGATACTGAAGAGGAAGCGATCGCCATTGCCAACGACACACCCTATGGTCTGACGGATTATATTCAGACTCAGGATAGCGCTAAAGCAGCCCGTGTTGCCCGTCGATTGCGTGCGGGGATGGTACAGATTAATGGTGCGGGTTTAGGTGCCGGCGCACCTTTCGGGGGGTATAAGCAGTCTGGTAACGGCCGAGAAGGCGGTGTCTGGGGACTGGAAGACTTTCTGGAGGTAAAAGCCGTCTCTGGTTGGAGCTGA
- the nhaD gene encoding sodium:proton antiporter NhaD, with product MHYLLLGLIILAFVLIVFEDVVHLNKAKSTLFIGTLVWILAFVFPEKSPQAIQEALNEQLLDIAVLWLFLMAAMTFVAYLNEKGLITQLVYRMLPSELKLSTLMILIALLGLLFSSLADNITASLIMLSLLASLKLETKDTLKFAALIVFAVNSGGVSLITGDVTTLMIFLNGKVSILHLLLLVLPAIAGVAILALILMQGSNAVITLPKFKRPIAAGDKLIAVLFLLTIISTLAMSVLFAVPPVLTFLFGLALMFIVHRIIFRQEQNPNVLEYVREIEFDTLLFFLGVLLLVGMLKELSVLELLPELYTYMPPVVANYFIGILSALVDNVPLTAAILQSDILMTQAEWLGLTYAVGVGGSILIVGSAAGVIALSKLEALTFISYLRFIHWLLVAYTCGYLAVMALTKLVL from the coding sequence ATGCATTATCTGTTACTGGGCCTGATTATCCTCGCCTTTGTACTGATCGTCTTTGAGGATGTTGTTCATCTGAATAAAGCAAAGTCGACACTGTTTATCGGTACGCTGGTCTGGATTTTAGCCTTCGTTTTTCCCGAAAAATCACCTCAGGCGATTCAGGAGGCGCTCAACGAGCAACTTCTGGATATCGCTGTTCTGTGGCTGTTCCTGATGGCTGCTATGACCTTTGTGGCCTACCTCAACGAAAAGGGTCTGATCACCCAGTTGGTATACCGGATGCTGCCCAGCGAGTTAAAACTCAGCACCCTGATGATACTTATCGCATTGCTGGGGCTTCTATTCTCGTCACTGGCAGACAACATCACCGCATCACTGATTATGTTATCACTGCTGGCCTCGCTGAAGCTGGAAACCAAAGACACACTGAAGTTTGCCGCGCTAATTGTTTTTGCGGTCAACTCCGGTGGTGTTTCGCTGATTACCGGTGATGTAACCACACTGATGATCTTCCTCAACGGTAAGGTATCGATCCTCCATTTGCTGTTACTGGTGCTGCCAGCCATCGCCGGAGTAGCCATCCTGGCGCTGATCCTGATGCAGGGCAGCAACGCGGTGATCACCCTGCCTAAATTCAAGCGACCCATTGCTGCTGGCGACAAACTGATCGCGGTACTGTTTCTGCTGACCATTATCAGCACTCTGGCGATGAGCGTACTGTTTGCCGTGCCACCGGTACTGACCTTCCTGTTTGGCCTGGCGCTGATGTTTATCGTCCACCGGATTATTTTCAGACAAGAACAGAACCCTAACGTCCTCGAATATGTCCGTGAAATAGAGTTTGATACCCTGCTGTTCTTCCTCGGTGTTTTACTGCTGGTGGGTATGCTGAAAGAACTGTCTGTACTGGAATTACTTCCCGAGCTCTATACTTATATGCCACCAGTCGTGGCCAATTACTTTATTGGCATTCTTTCAGCACTGGTCGATAACGTGCCACTAACCGCCGCCATTCTCCAGTCAGATATCCTCATGACTCAGGCTGAGTGGCTGGGACTGACCTATGCGGTGGGTGTTGGTGGTTCGATCCTGATTGTCGGTTCTGCTGCCGGTGTTATCGCACTGAGCAAGCTGGAAGCACTCACGTTCATCTCCTACCTGCGATTTATTCACTGGCTGTTGGTCGCCTATACCTGCGGTTATCTAGCGGTCATGGCACTGACTAAGCTGGTGCTCTGA
- a CDS encoding helix-turn-helix domain-containing protein, with amino-acid sequence MNKINSDASSDQLISTYSLYSEEQSLGDPEFIHIEDIRTRAELFDWTINIHTHPKMFQIIYVRKGRARIHIDGLEQEETGPCLITIPAGVVHGFEFDQDATEGAVVTVSQLLMLDEQFQHRFPFKEELLSKALIIPLSESDPDQALIDQQVRELRREYFDNQPAKALMFEWLLFSLLIRIGRKLHSAYSRSDVGSRYEQRYKELCQLIEMHYRDHLSASQYAEMLNTTPIGLNRACAAVAGKNVSELLQDRLILEAQRFLIYTAAPASLIAYDLGFKDPAYFSRFFKRRVGLSPGAFRNQRDN; translated from the coding sequence ATGAATAAAATTAACAGTGACGCCAGTTCCGATCAGCTGATATCCACCTATTCACTGTACAGTGAAGAGCAATCCCTGGGTGATCCGGAGTTTATTCATATTGAGGATATCCGTACCCGGGCAGAGCTGTTTGACTGGACCATTAATATTCATACCCATCCGAAGATGTTTCAGATTATCTACGTGCGTAAGGGGCGTGCCAGAATTCATATAGATGGCCTGGAGCAGGAAGAGACCGGCCCCTGTCTGATTACTATTCCCGCAGGGGTTGTGCATGGCTTTGAGTTTGATCAGGATGCCACTGAGGGGGCCGTGGTGACAGTGTCCCAACTGCTCATGCTGGATGAGCAGTTTCAGCATCGTTTTCCGTTTAAAGAGGAGTTGTTGAGTAAGGCGCTGATTATCCCTCTCTCGGAAAGTGATCCTGATCAGGCTCTGATCGATCAGCAGGTCCGTGAGCTGAGGCGGGAGTATTTTGATAATCAGCCAGCCAAAGCGCTGATGTTCGAATGGCTGCTGTTCTCGCTATTGATCCGTATCGGCCGCAAGTTGCACTCGGCTTACAGTCGTTCAGATGTCGGCAGTCGTTATGAACAGCGCTATAAAGAGTTATGTCAGCTGATTGAGATGCACTACCGGGATCACCTGTCAGCCAGTCAGTATGCCGAAATGCTGAACACGACCCCGATAGGGCTGAATCGGGCTTGTGCTGCAGTTGCGGGGAAAAATGTCAGTGAGTTATTACAGGATCGGCTGATTCTGGAAGCACAGCGGTTTCTTATCTACACCGCCGCTCCGGCTTCCCTGATCGCGTATGATCTGGGTTTTAAAGACCCGGCGTATTTTTCACGTTTTTTTAAGCGGCGGGTAGGGCTGAGTCCGGGAGCATTTCGTAATCAGCGGGATAACTGA
- a CDS encoding cytochrome P450, with amino-acid sequence MFRFDPYSPEIDADPFPAYATLRAEYPCFWSEDIEMWVLSRHKDIVMALNDWETFSSAKGNLVSELPGRQGSTLGTTDPPRHDRLRALIQKAVTKRALTHIIEPARATMRKHLDALKGRDQFDYVSELSSRYTVDLIVYLFDLPDENLQTVRDKAVLMVQTDPKTKQKGPEHIEAFEWMQAYAANLVEARKKNPGEDLLSQFILSEIDGEKLTDKEILLTVTTLIMAGIESLSGFLTMLVKNITDHPEVRDALVADPSLIPDAIEESLRYNTSAQRFRRCINKEITLHGQTMKPGDFVILAYGSANRDEEVFPNANVYDLSRKPKGHLGFGGGVHACLGTSIARLACKVLLEELLKAFPNISKVDQELRWMSSTNFRSPLELQVKV; translated from the coding sequence ATGTTTAGATTTGACCCCTACTCGCCGGAGATAGACGCTGATCCATTTCCCGCGTACGCCACACTCAGAGCTGAATACCCCTGCTTCTGGAGTGAAGATATTGAAATGTGGGTTTTGTCCCGTCATAAAGATATTGTCATGGCCCTGAACGACTGGGAGACCTTCTCCTCTGCCAAAGGCAACCTGGTCAGTGAACTGCCAGGACGCCAGGGGTCCACTCTGGGCACCACCGATCCACCCCGTCACGACCGTCTACGGGCACTGATTCAGAAAGCCGTTACCAAGCGCGCACTGACACATATTATTGAGCCGGCCCGAGCCACAATGCGAAAGCATCTTGATGCACTAAAAGGTCGTGACCAGTTTGATTATGTCAGCGAACTATCTTCCAGGTATACCGTTGACCTGATTGTCTATCTGTTCGATTTGCCAGACGAAAACTTGCAGACCGTCCGTGATAAAGCGGTGCTGATGGTACAGACAGATCCAAAGACCAAGCAGAAAGGCCCGGAACATATCGAAGCGTTTGAGTGGATGCAGGCATATGCCGCCAATCTCGTTGAAGCGCGTAAGAAAAATCCCGGCGAAGACCTGCTGAGTCAGTTTATTTTGTCTGAGATCGACGGCGAAAAACTAACTGACAAAGAGATTCTGCTGACCGTTACCACACTGATCATGGCAGGTATCGAGTCGCTTTCAGGCTTCCTGACGATGCTGGTCAAAAATATTACTGACCACCCGGAAGTACGGGATGCACTGGTGGCAGATCCATCCCTGATTCCGGATGCAATCGAAGAGAGCCTGCGTTATAACACTTCAGCGCAACGTTTTCGCCGCTGCATTAATAAGGAAATCACCTTGCATGGCCAAACTATGAAGCCGGGTGACTTTGTTATCCTCGCCTATGGATCGGCCAATCGCGATGAAGAGGTATTCCCCAACGCAAACGTCTATGATCTTAGCCGCAAGCCAAAGGGCCATCTTGGCTTTGGTGGTGGCGTTCATGCCTGCCTGGGTACATCCATTGCACGTCTTGCCTGCAAAGTCCTTCTGGAAGAGCTTCTGAAAGCCTTCCCGAATATCTCTAAAGTAGACCAGGAACTGCGCTGGATGTCTTCGACAAACTTCCGCAGCCCGCTGGAACTGCAGGTTAAAGTTTAA
- a CDS encoding 2Fe-2S iron-sulfur cluster binding domain-containing protein, giving the protein MPTVNYVSFDGQSTQLDITEGMTIMQGAVMNGVEGIEGECSGSCACATCHCYVDDAWLAKLPEMSENEDEMLEDTASERKPNSRLSCQIKATADLDGIVIHMPEEQE; this is encoded by the coding sequence ATGCCAACCGTTAATTATGTAAGTTTCGATGGTCAGTCTACTCAGCTTGATATTACCGAGGGTATGACCATCATGCAGGGTGCCGTAATGAACGGCGTTGAGGGTATTGAGGGAGAGTGCAGCGGTTCTTGCGCTTGCGCGACCTGTCACTGTTATGTCGATGATGCCTGGTTAGCAAAGCTGCCCGAGATGTCAGAAAACGAAGATGAAATGCTCGAAGATACCGCCTCTGAGCGTAAACCAAACAGCCGTCTGAGCTGTCAGATCAAAGCCACTGCCGACCTGGATGGTATCGTTATTCATATGCCAGAGGAGCAGGAGTAA
- a CDS encoding FAD-dependent oxidoreductase — translation MSGVVIVGGGHAGYQCADSLRRAGFEDSITLVDGEGHLPYQRPPLSKSHLLNATGEDALLFRTQAYYDDHRIDLKLGHRVESINRTEKQVTLDNSETLAYDKLVIATGAKLRQLDIPGSTLNGVGYIKSLDDIRYIQSHLNQTEEAVIIGGGFIALEFAATAAKLGKKVTVLVRGQRILANAVTPELSQYMLDIHHQHGVDVRFAAEVDHIADDGNGNVEAVRLKDGTLLPAQLVLAGIGVTADTELAVGARLQCHDGVVVDAQCRTNDPDIFAAGDSARYDNPFSGTEIRLESVQNAVDQAKVIAQVIAGQEAEYHSVPWFWSDQYDIKLQMVGIHDGYTHFYQRGEREEDKFSLFFFRDDRLIAIHTVNRPADHMAGRKLITAGVSPTQEQIEDAGFKLNSLLKK, via the coding sequence ATGAGTGGCGTCGTCATTGTAGGCGGCGGTCACGCTGGTTACCAATGCGCTGATTCACTACGTCGCGCAGGTTTTGAAGATTCGATCACTCTGGTCGATGGCGAAGGCCATCTGCCCTATCAGCGTCCACCACTATCAAAAAGCCACCTGCTAAACGCTACCGGTGAAGACGCGCTGCTATTCCGTACTCAGGCCTACTACGATGATCATCGTATCGATCTAAAACTTGGCCATCGAGTGGAATCGATCAATCGTACGGAAAAGCAAGTGACCTTAGATAACAGCGAAACACTGGCCTACGATAAGCTGGTTATCGCTACCGGTGCTAAGTTAAGACAACTTGATATTCCCGGCTCAACGCTAAACGGAGTCGGCTATATCAAAAGCCTGGACGATATCCGCTACATACAGTCGCACCTTAATCAGACTGAAGAGGCGGTTATCATCGGCGGCGGATTTATTGCGCTGGAGTTTGCCGCTACGGCAGCAAAACTGGGCAAGAAGGTTACGGTACTGGTAAGGGGTCAGCGCATTCTGGCCAATGCCGTCACCCCTGAACTGTCTCAGTATATGCTGGACATCCACCACCAGCATGGGGTCGATGTCCGTTTCGCTGCTGAGGTGGATCATATCGCCGATGATGGTAACGGCAATGTTGAGGCGGTGCGACTGAAAGATGGCACACTGCTCCCTGCTCAGCTGGTTCTGGCCGGCATCGGCGTAACCGCAGATACCGAACTGGCCGTAGGTGCCAGACTGCAGTGCCACGATGGTGTCGTGGTTGATGCTCAGTGTCGTACCAACGACCCTGATATCTTTGCCGCCGGTGACTCAGCCCGCTATGACAATCCATTCAGCGGTACCGAGATCCGCCTGGAATCGGTTCAGAATGCGGTTGATCAGGCGAAAGTCATCGCTCAGGTCATTGCCGGTCAGGAAGCTGAATACCACTCAGTGCCATGGTTCTGGTCCGATCAGTACGATATCAAACTGCAGATGGTGGGTATCCACGACGGTTACACACATTTCTATCAGCGGGGAGAGCGGGAAGAGGACAAGTTCTCACTGTTTTTCTTCCGTGATGACCGGTTAATTGCGATTCACACGGTTAACCGCCCTGCCGACCATATGGCCGGTCGCAAGCTGATCACTGCCGGGGTATCACCGACTCAGGAACAGATAGAAGATGCTGGCTTTAAGCTGAATAGCCTGCTGAAAAAATAG
- a CDS encoding helix-turn-helix transcriptional regulator, with protein sequence MIDLAVGNIKQSSVSAADDQQRESLFTLLKQALKARGYTYARLAAEMNMSELSIKRLFKDKDCKMSRLFEICAIIGLSVDELIQMQQRFRQVPEFLPESVEAALAKDKHLFLILILLVSQLDITTVQTLMQIDKARLYQHLRALEKLGLIELKTGERFRFCVPLPIRWRMGGALSDLIKGVNRRYIVHCLDNERDPEYAFTTASRLMSKSSALQIQNNLRRIREEFDYLSSQDQLFFKAEELQFYKLVFGMGPFSVDVILADE encoded by the coding sequence ATGATAGATCTTGCGGTGGGTAATATAAAACAAAGCAGTGTCTCTGCTGCTGACGATCAGCAGCGTGAGAGTCTGTTTACCTTGCTCAAGCAGGCGTTGAAAGCCCGGGGGTACACCTACGCCAGGCTTGCCGCAGAGATGAATATGAGCGAGTTATCCATTAAGAGGCTGTTTAAAGATAAAGACTGCAAGATGAGCAGACTGTTTGAAATCTGTGCGATTATCGGTTTGAGCGTCGATGAGCTGATACAGATGCAGCAGCGCTTCAGGCAGGTGCCTGAGTTTTTGCCCGAGTCTGTTGAAGCGGCACTGGCCAAAGATAAGCATCTGTTTCTGATTTTGATACTGTTGGTGTCACAGTTGGATATCACCACCGTTCAGACGTTGATGCAGATTGATAAGGCCAGGCTTTATCAGCATCTGAGAGCCCTGGAGAAACTGGGGCTTATAGAACTGAAAACAGGGGAACGGTTTCGGTTTTGTGTGCCGCTGCCGATCCGCTGGCGCATGGGAGGGGCGCTGTCCGACCTGATTAAGGGGGTTAACAGACGCTATATCGTCCACTGCCTGGATAATGAGAGAGATCCCGAGTATGCATTCACAACAGCCAGTCGGTTGATGAGTAAAAGTAGCGCGCTGCAGATACAAAATAATCTTCGCAGAATACGGGAAGAGTTCGACTACCTGAGTAGCCAGGACCAGCTGTTTTTCAAAGCGGAAGAGTTACAGTTCTATAAGCTGGTGTTTGGTATGGGGCCGTTTTCAGTGGATGTGATTCTGGCGGATGAATAG
- a CDS encoding SMP-30/gluconolactonase/LRE family protein: MHTTFQTVLRSAIAMLTLSSQAAISAPEIVWSLEGFDEPESVLAHPTKPFLYVSNMNGTPTELNGKGYISLLSSEGRIIRHVWIMGMDAPKGMATDSKNLYVADMQQLHIIDIEQGVLVKSIKADSSVMLNDVAIDDTGVIYISDLLGGGLYRYHDETLDQWIPGDQLPHPNGLMFKDDELIVATWGTGIKDDFTTETPGGLYAVNRETATLTPYKNAQQFGNLDGLADAGDSLLISDWMNGNIFGYKDETVQLLFNAGKHSADISVKGDQLYVPMMFSQRIDTYKIE; the protein is encoded by the coding sequence ATGCACACAACATTTCAAACCGTATTACGCAGCGCGATAGCAATGCTGACGCTATCCTCCCAGGCCGCAATCTCGGCACCGGAGATAGTCTGGAGTCTGGAAGGTTTTGACGAACCGGAGTCTGTTTTAGCGCATCCAACCAAACCTTTCCTGTACGTCTCGAATATGAACGGTACTCCCACTGAGTTAAATGGCAAAGGCTATATCAGTTTACTCTCCAGCGAAGGCCGCATAATCCGTCATGTATGGATTATGGGTATGGATGCCCCAAAAGGCATGGCCACAGACTCTAAGAATCTCTATGTAGCGGATATGCAGCAACTGCATATTATTGATATTGAGCAGGGCGTGTTGGTTAAATCGATAAAAGCAGACAGCAGCGTGATGCTGAATGATGTCGCCATTGATGACACAGGCGTAATCTACATCAGCGACCTGCTGGGAGGGGGCCTGTACCGTTATCACGATGAGACTCTGGATCAATGGATTCCGGGTGATCAGTTACCCCACCCTAATGGCCTGATGTTTAAGGATGACGAACTGATTGTCGCGACCTGGGGAACAGGGATCAAAGACGACTTCACCACTGAGACACCGGGTGGACTGTATGCCGTTAACAGAGAGACGGCAACCCTGACTCCCTATAAAAATGCACAGCAGTTTGGCAATCTGGATGGCCTTGCTGATGCGGGTGATTCACTGCTGATCAGCGACTGGATGAATGGCAATATTTTTGGATACAAAGATGAAACCGTTCAACTGCTCTTCAATGCCGGCAAACATTCAGCGGACATCTCAGTGAAGGGTGATCAGCTGTATGTACCGATGATGTTTTCACAACGAATTGATACTTATAAGATCGAATAA
- the katG gene encoding catalase/peroxidase HPI, translated as MSDKNNTPAGQCPFMHGSRTQMSNRGSANQDWWPNQLNLKMLHQNAPEISPMPDGFNYADEFKTLNLSALKQDLYDLMTDSQAWWPADYGHYGPLFIRMAWHSAGTYRIGDGRGGAGSGSQRFAPLNSWPDNGNLDKARRLLWPVKQKYGNKISWADLMILAGNCALESMGLKTFGFGGGREDIWEPEEDVNWGAEREWLGNNRYSGERDLENPLAAVQMGLIYVNPEGPDGNPDPLGSARDIRETFARMAMNDYETVALTAGGHTFGKTHGAGDPEHVGPEPEAAGITEQGLGWKNSMGSGKGVDTITSGLEGAWTATPTQWDNSYFDTLLGYEWELTKSPAGAAQWTPKDPSASDIVPDAHDASRRHAPMMSTADMALREDPEYRRISEHFHKNPDEFADAFARAWFKLTHRDMGPLSRYLGPEIPAEELIWQDPLPAVDHELINNRDIVVLKREILESGLSIPQLVSTAWASASTFRGSDMRGGANGARIRLAPQKDWEVNQPAELATVIHTLEGIQTRFNATHGNKKNVSLADLIVLGGSAAIEQAANDAGQPVTVLFTPGRTDATQAQTDIDSFAPLEPAADGFRNYQKARFSISAEELLLDKAQLLKLSAPEMTVLVGGLRVLNINADRSQHGVFTDKPETLNNDFFVNLLDMGTIWKATSAAEELFEGHDRNTGELKWTATRVDLIFGSNSQLRAIAEVYAQSDARQRFVTDFVSAWNKVMNADRFDLS; from the coding sequence ATGAGTGATAAGAACAACACCCCTGCAGGCCAATGCCCCTTCATGCATGGATCAAGAACACAGATGAGTAATCGGGGCAGCGCCAATCAGGACTGGTGGCCGAACCAGCTTAACCTGAAAATGCTCCATCAGAACGCTCCTGAGATCAGTCCAATGCCTGACGGATTCAACTATGCCGATGAATTTAAAACACTGAACCTGTCTGCCCTGAAACAGGATCTCTATGATCTCATGACCGATTCTCAGGCGTGGTGGCCCGCTGATTATGGTCACTATGGTCCTCTTTTTATCCGTATGGCGTGGCACAGCGCAGGTACCTATCGCATCGGTGATGGCCGGGGCGGTGCCGGCTCTGGTTCGCAACGCTTTGCTCCACTGAACAGCTGGCCGGATAACGGCAACCTGGACAAGGCTCGCAGACTGCTGTGGCCGGTGAAGCAGAAATACGGCAACAAAATCTCCTGGGCCGACCTGATGATTCTGGCCGGCAACTGTGCACTGGAATCGATGGGCTTAAAAACCTTCGGCTTTGGCGGTGGTCGTGAGGATATCTGGGAACCCGAAGAGGATGTTAACTGGGGAGCAGAACGGGAGTGGCTCGGCAACAACCGTTACAGCGGCGAACGGGACCTTGAAAACCCACTCGCTGCGGTGCAGATGGGCCTGATCTATGTAAACCCTGAAGGGCCTGATGGTAACCCTGACCCACTGGGTTCCGCCCGGGATATCCGCGAAACATTTGCCCGCATGGCGATGAATGACTATGAAACCGTCGCCCTCACCGCCGGTGGTCACACCTTTGGCAAAACCCATGGTGCGGGAGATCCTGAACATGTTGGCCCGGAACCGGAAGCCGCCGGAATTACTGAACAGGGTCTGGGCTGGAAAAACAGCATGGGCAGCGGCAAAGGGGTCGATACCATCACCAGCGGACTGGAGGGAGCCTGGACAGCAACACCAACTCAGTGGGATAACAGCTACTTCGACACCCTGCTCGGCTATGAATGGGAGCTGACAAAGAGTCCCGCCGGTGCGGCGCAATGGACTCCGAAAGACCCCTCAGCCAGTGACATCGTTCCCGATGCCCATGACGCTTCCAGACGGCATGCACCGATGATGTCCACTGCCGATATGGCATTGCGTGAAGATCCTGAGTACCGCAGGATATCAGAACATTTTCATAAAAATCCGGATGAGTTTGCCGATGCCTTTGCCCGCGCCTGGTTTAAACTGACCCACAGGGATATGGGCCCCCTCTCCCGCTATCTGGGGCCGGAGATCCCTGCCGAGGAACTTATCTGGCAAGACCCTTTGCCCGCGGTCGATCATGAACTGATCAACAACCGGGATATTGTGGTGCTCAAGCGCGAGATTCTTGAGTCCGGGCTGTCGATCCCGCAACTGGTATCCACCGCCTGGGCCTCCGCATCCACCTTCCGTGGCTCCGACATGCGTGGCGGCGCGAATGGAGCACGTATTCGTCTGGCACCACAAAAAGACTGGGAGGTAAATCAGCCCGCAGAGTTAGCCACGGTTATTCATACACTGGAGGGAATTCAGACCCGCTTTAACGCGACTCATGGCAACAAAAAAAACGTTTCACTGGCCGACCTGATCGTCTTAGGCGGCAGTGCCGCCATTGAGCAAGCCGCAAATGACGCCGGACAGCCAGTAACCGTACTGTTTACACCAGGCCGCACCGATGCAACCCAGGCGCAAACCGATATCGATTCCTTTGCGCCGCTGGAGCCCGCTGCGGATGGCTTTCGTAACTATCAGAAAGCCCGCTTCAGCATCTCTGCAGAAGAGCTACTGCTTGATAAGGCTCAGCTTTTGAAACTGTCAGCCCCCGAGATGACGGTACTGGTTGGCGGCCTGCGGGTATTAAATATAAATGCCGATCGATCACAGCATGGCGTCTTTACCGATAAACCGGAAACCCTGAACAACGACTTCTTTGTCAATCTGCTCGACATGGGAACAATCTGGAAAGCAACCTCAGCAGCGGAAGAGCTGTTTGAGGGGCATGACCGCAACACAGGCGAGCTGAAGTGGACTGCAACCCGGGTTGACCTGATATTCGGTTCCAATTCTCAGCTACGGGCCATTGCCGAGGTCTACGCTCAGAGTGATGCCAGGCAGAGGTTTGTCACTGACTTTGTATCGGCCTGGAACAAAGTCATGAATGCAGATCGCTTTGATCTCTCCTGA
- a CDS encoding tautomerase family protein, whose amino-acid sequence MIVIYGIKEKLNPIKANLSDVIHGCMQAVLGMPEDKRAHRFVPMDREDFYYPGGRSDAYTVIEINMMAGRKPDTQKELIKALFREIESQLALAPVDVEITIKEQQPYQWGFRGMTGDEENDLKYKVNV is encoded by the coding sequence ATGATCGTGATTTATGGAATTAAAGAAAAACTTAACCCGATAAAGGCAAATCTATCGGATGTTATTCATGGTTGTATGCAAGCTGTTCTCGGCATGCCGGAGGACAAGCGTGCGCATCGGTTTGTGCCTATGGATAGGGAAGACTTTTATTACCCAGGCGGTAGAAGTGATGCTTATACGGTCATTGAAATAAATATGATGGCTGGACGTAAACCGGATACCCAGAAAGAACTCATCAAAGCTCTATTTCGGGAAATTGAAAGCCAGCTCGCTTTAGCACCCGTCGATGTTGAAATTACGATCAAGGAGCAGCAGCCATATCAGTGGGGCTTCAGAGGAATGACGGGTGATGAAGAAAATGACCTCAAGTACAAAGTCAACGTGTAA